One segment of Macaca fascicularis isolate 582-1 chromosome 4, T2T-MFA8v1.1 DNA contains the following:
- the OR2H2 gene encoding olfactory receptor 2H2 — MVNQSSPMGFLLLGFSEHPALERTLFVVVFTSYLLTLVGNTLIILLSVLDPRLHSPMYFFLSNLSFLDLCFTTTCVPQMLVNLWGPKKTISFLGCSVQLFIFLSLGTTECILLTVMAFDRYVAVCQPLHYATIIHPRLCWQLASVAWVIGLVESVVQTPSTLRLPFCPHRQVDDFVCEVPALIRLSCGDTSYNEIQMAVASVFILVVPLSLILVSYGAITRAVLRINSAKGRRKAFGTCSSHLTVVTLFYSSVIAVYLQPKTPYAQERGKFFALFYAVGTPSLNPLIYTLRNKEVTRAFRRLLGKEMGLTQS, encoded by the coding sequence ATGGTTAACCAAAGCTCCCCCATGGGCTTCCTCCTTCTGGGCTTCTCTGAACACCCAGCACTGGAAAGGACTCTCTTTGTGGTTGTCTTCACTTCCTACCTCCTAACCCTGGTGGGCAACACACTCATCATCCTGCTGTCTGTGCTGGACCCCAGGCTCCACTCTCCAATGTACTTTTTCCTCTCCAACCTCTCCTTCTTGGACCTCTGCTTCACCACGACTTGTGTCCCCCAGATGCTGGTTAACCTCTGGGGCCCAAAGAAGACCATCAGCTTCCTGGGCTGCTCTGTCCAGCTCTTCATCTTCCTGTCCCTGGGGACCACTGAGTGCATCCTCTTGACAGTGATGGCTTTTGATCGCTACGTGGCTGTCTGCCAGCCTCTCCATTATGCCACCATCATCCACCCCCGCCTGTGCTGGCAGCTGGCATCTGTGGCCTGGGTCATTGGGCTGGTGGAGTCAGTGGTCCAGACACCATCCACCCTGCGCCTGCCCTTCTGCCCCCATCGGCAAGTGGATGATTTTGTCTGTGAGGTCCCAGCTCTAATTCGACTCTCCTGTGGGGACACCTCCTACAATGAGATCCAGATGGCTGTTGCCAGTGTCTTCATCTTGGTTGTGCCTCTCAGCCTCATCCTTGTCTCTTATGGAGCCATTACCCGGGCAGTGCTGAGGATTAACTCTGCAAAAGGGCGGAGGAAAGCTTTTGGGACCTGCTCCTCCCATCTCACTGTGGTCACCCTCTTCTACAGCTCAGTCATTGCTGTTTACCTCCAGCCCAAAACTCCCTATGCCCAAGAGAGGGGCAAGTTCTTTGCTCTCTTCTATGCAGTGGGCACTCCTTCACTGAACCCTCTCATATACACCCTGAGGAACAAGGAGGTAACCAGGGCATTCAGGAGATTGCTGGGGAAGGAAATGGGGCTCACACAAAGCTGA